The following proteins are co-located in the Neodiprion virginianus isolate iyNeoVirg1 chromosome 6, iyNeoVirg1.1, whole genome shotgun sequence genome:
- the LOC124307247 gene encoding integrator complex subunit 12-like, with amino-acid sequence MYFDLENAAEAEEDFFTALALLHSTDEDSADKLRQMLDASIVKKHGLDKSLAVRMRRDSLSLFSEETCKNTNERDINIDGSNGKGHAFRRNVKTRASSPSVEVVTAKIGSSMTNVLVAVDKMDIPTISIPDEGSSAGDDALCKICNGARLGPLILLECQECQDVYHPLCHQPPVLDLDIYDPRLVWHCAKCVELSEATAIIVAAGLEDKKFQVDEERVDTRFDEQVNYFRRTKTRLDGQEDSISDQFPLRNTPSTGRLSAKKQTSTIYHNKSHYPKYLGSILYRENVDLAIK; translated from the exons ATGTACTTTGACCTGGAGAACGCAGCGGAAGCTGAGGAAGACTTCTTCACAGCGCTTGCTCTTCTCCATTCGACAGATGAGGATTCGGCGGACAAATTGCGCCAGATGCTGGACGCCTCGATAGTGAAAAAACACGGTCTGGACAAGAGCCTGGCAGTCAGGATGCGGCGGGATTCGTTATCTCTGTTTTCGGAAGAGACGTGTAAGAATACCAACGAACGGGATATCAACATAGACGGATCGAACGGGAAGGGTCATGCTTTTCGGAGGAACGTTAAAACGCGTGCTTCCAGCCCGAGTGTGGAAGTTGTAACGGCAAAGATTGGCTCTAGCATGACGAACGTTCTCGTCGCCGTCGACAAGATGGACATACCGACGATTTCGATACCCGACGAAGGCTCCAGTGCCGGTGACGATGCTCTCTGCAAG ATCTGCAACGGGGCGAGACTGGGTCCTTTGATTCTCCTGGAGTGCCAAGAATGCCAGGATGTCTACCATCCTCTTTGCCATCAGCCGCCAGTCCTTGACCTTGACATTTATGACCCGCGGTTGGTGTGGCATTGCGCCAAGTGCGTCGAGCTTTCGGAGGCCACGGCGATCATCGTCGCTGCAGGGCTTGAAGATaagaaatttcaagtcgatGAGGAGAGGGTCGATACTCGTTTTGACGAACAGGTCAATTACTTCAGGCGAACAAAAACACGGCTTGACGGTCAGGAGGATTCGATTTCTG ATCAATTTCCATTGCGAAATACACCAAGCACCGGTAGGCTATCGGCAAAGAAACAAACAAGTACGATATATCACAACAAATCTCACTATCCCAAGTACCTCGGTTCAATCTTATACCGCGAAAATGTTGATTTAgcgataaaatga